The following are encoded together in the Pectinophora gossypiella chromosome 14, ilPecGoss1.1, whole genome shotgun sequence genome:
- the LOC126372696 gene encoding uncharacterized protein K02A2.6-like, whose amino-acid sequence MRSQILDQLHDNHDGIVITKALARSYFWWPAIDRQIEEMIRECPICAEYRNMPPKVTHQWIRPEKAWSRLHIDYAGPFQGKVFLIVIDAFSKWPEVKIVSSMNSITLIKVLREIFVQQGIPDTIVSDNGRSFTSQEFKNFLAANNVKHVSVAPYHPASNGQAERTVQTIKTKLKKFSSEPWDIKLSKMLYGLRTTPNSVTGTSPAELLNKRKFKTKWDNLNPLSMKNNEQVKAIENNEKIQPRTFRIGQQVYVRNYCGNTRWLKGTVEKIIGACRYLVRWNGRLLMRHINQIQRGTNTTKDQKSERRVEAGTTSDAVPRRSGIILPHPSQWAEMIGVSGPQDIVLNEELVTSNRNKRIRSPSTSSPPSKRISLEDSDDNDEPQDIEEGSDQQP is encoded by the coding sequence ATGAGATCGCAGATTCTAGACCAATTACACGACAATCACGATGGTATCGTGATTACAAAGGCTCTAGCCCGGAGCTACTTTTGGTGGCCAGCTATTGATCGACAAATCGAAGAGATGATCAGAGAATGCCCTATATGTGCCGAATACAGGAACATGCCACCAAAAGTAACACATCAGTGGATAAGACCAGAGAAGGCGTGGTCTAGGCTACATATAGATTATGCTGGACCCTTTCAAGGCAAAGTATTTTTGATTGTGATAGACGCCTTTTCTAAATGGCCAGAAGTAAAGATAGTGTCAAGTATGAatagtattacattaattaaagtACTGAGGGAAATATTTGTACAGCAAGGCATACCGGATACAATAGTAAGTGATAATGGAAGAAGCTTTACATCCCAGGAATTCAAAAATTTTCTGGCGGCGAATAACGTGAAACACGTATCAGTGGCACCGTATCACCCGGCATCGAATGGGCAAGCGGAAAGAACAGTACAGACAATCAAaaccaaattaaaaaagttttcatcagaACCATGGGACATTAAATTATCGAAGATGTTATATGGCTTACGTACTACTCCTAACAGCGTCACGGGCACTTCACCGGCCGAGTTGTTAAACAAGaggaaatttaaaacaaaatgggATAATTTGAACCCCTTGTCGATGAAAAATAATGAACAGGTCAAAGCTATTGAGAATAATGAGAAGATACAACCTAGAACATTCAGAATTGGACAACAGGTTTATGTGAGGAATTATTGTGGGAATACTCGCTGGCTTAAAGGTACTGTTGAAAAAATAATTGGAGCTTGTAGATATTTGGTCAGGTGGAATGGTAGACTACTAATGAGACATATTAATCAGATTCAAAGGGGAACAAATACCACAAAAGATCAGAAGTCTGAGAGAAGGGTGGAAGCAGGAACAACCAGTGATGCCGTTCCCAGGCGATCGGGGATAATCCTACCTCACCCTAGTCAATGGGCGGAGATGATTGGGGTTTCGGGACCGCAGGACATAGTTTTAAATGAAGAACTTGTCACATCTAATAGAAATAAGAGAATTCGGTCACCCTCTACATCTTCACCACCATCGAAGAGAATA